One window of Jannaschia sp. CCS1 genomic DNA carries:
- a CDS encoding ester cyclase, with amino-acid sequence MYDALKTGFPDAVHTLDMRHPVGPDMAMVYWTFSGTHSGPFFGTSASGHEMSIHRVDIFRVRDGQFVKRWHVEELMSLLQQIAPR; translated from the coding sequence TTGTATGACGCGCTGAAAACTGGGTTTCCCGATGCCGTTCACACTCTGGATATGCGGCACCCGGTTGGGCCAGACATGGCGATGGTCTACTGGACGTTTTCCGGCACCCACTCGGGCCCGTTCTTCGGCACATCTGCGAGCGGCCATGAGATGTCCATCCATCGCGTTGATATATTCCGCGTCCGTGATGGCCAGTTTGTGAAGCGATGGCATGTCGAAGAACTGATGTCCCTGCTTCAACAGATCGCGCCGCGATAA
- a CDS encoding winged helix-turn-helix transcriptional regulator, translated as MEATVAVIGGKWKPILMFHLVSGTKRFSGLKRLLPQAFDRMLTRSLRELEQDGLVKREVFAEGPVRVCYSLTTAGVSLVPVLTAMSDLGANRGMPE; from the coding sequence GTGGAAGCCACCGTCGCCGTGATTGGCGGCAAGTGGAAGCCGATCCTGATGTTTCACCTTGTGTCCGGCACGAAGCGGTTTTCCGGACTGAAACGCCTTTTGCCACAAGCCTTCGATCGCATGCTGACGCGGTCCCTTCGGGAGCTGGAACAGGACGGCTTGGTGAAGAGGGAGGTGTTTGCCGAAGGGCCTGTCCGTGTCTGCTATTCCTTGACGACAGCTGGCGTCTCTCTGGTTCCCGTGCTCACCGCAATGAGTGATTTGGGGGCGAACAGGGGGATGCCTGAGTAA